A stretch of DNA from Peromyscus maniculatus bairdii isolate BWxNUB_F1_BW_parent chromosome 7, HU_Pman_BW_mat_3.1, whole genome shotgun sequence:
ACCAATGCACCCCCAGTCTCCATTCCCCTTCAGGTGTTCTTCAATCCTAGGTAAGAGCTGCTTCCTGCCTCTGGGGCACCGCCCATGGGGCCTGGGCCCTGGCTGGTACTGCCTAaccctgcctccccttccccaggaGCAGCCCGCTGTACTAACCCCGCCCCCTTCCGCAGGAGCAGCCCACTGTACTAACCCCGCCCCCTTCCGCAGGAGCAGCCCACTGTACTAACCCCGCCCCCTTCCGCAGGAGCAGCCCACTGTACTAACCCCGCCCCCTTCCTCAGGAGCAGCCCACTGTACTAACCCCGCCCCCTTCCGCAGGAGCAGCCCGCTGTACTAACCCCGCCCCCTTCCCCAGGAGCAGCCCGCTGTACTAACCCCGCCCCCTTCCCCAGGAGCAGCCCGCTGTACTAACCCCGCCCCCTTCCGCAGGAGCAGCCCGCTGTACtaaccccgccccctcccccaggagcaGCCCGCTGTACTAACCCCGCCCCACTTCCGCAGGAGCAGCCTGCTGTACTAACCCCGCCCCCTTCCCCAGGAGCAGCCTGCTGTACGAGTCCACGATGATAGTGGAAGGTGTGCTGAGTGAGAAGCCGTGCACCCTGCGGCTGCGGGGCCGAGGCTCTCACGATGAGAGATATGTGATGCCCAACGAGTTCTGAGGCTCCACCACCCCGAGCCCCTGCCCCAGCTTGGACAGCAGTCTGGCTCAGGGCTGCTAAGCAGGAACACAGGCTATGGGGCTGGAGCAGCCCCTCGGATGAGGGATCTCCTTTCAGGCAATGGTGTCAACCACGCCCTGCATGGCACGTCTCCAGGGCTCACCAGCATAGGCCACCACCAGGTGACTATGACACTTAATCATTGCAAAGATGGTCCACAGATTCCAGCAAAGCAAGAGCTGGACCCTAAGTGAAATGACTGCCACTGGAATCAGATAGCACACATTTACTTTGCCCAACATacccagcattcatgaggccaCTGTCCCACAGAAACAGACCTTGTCCTGTGGTCAAGAGGAATCTGCTGACTGTGGTCCAGCTGAGAGGACCAGACCGGATGGCCCAATGGCCACTTGTCCCCATACTGTGATCACATCTTCTAAATTAAAGTGCTGTGATACCCCCTCCAGTGCTGAGTGTCCCGTGCAGGTGGCTTCTGCAGAGTCCGCCCCTCTCTGGCCACCACTGTAGGACTCTCTGGGCAGTGCCTGCAGCcgggggttcagttcccaggatatTCAAAGACAGCAGCGGCTCCCATCCCCGTCCCGATGCACATGGACACCACTCCATAAGCCCTGGGGAAGAGAACCCACGTTGGCTGGCAGAGCTTGACCCCAGCCCATGCCCTCACCAGACACATGAGCAGAACAGATCTGTGGGAACTGAGCCctagacagacacacacccaggTGGCAGACACCGTCCATAGGTTATGCTGCCTTTTAAGCAAGCCATCGGGAAGACAAGTCTCACCACTCCACCCCTAGTTCAGAACGCCTGTGTGCTCACCTCCCCAAGACACCCCAGCTACCTGACACCCCGGCTCGAGCATCCCCACAACACTCCACAAGCAGCAGCCTTACCGTTTCCCACGGCGCTTCAGTTCATTGAGCAGCGTGACCACCTGCCTTGCCCCAGTGCAGCCCAGGGGATGGCCCAGGGCTATTGCACCCCCGAGGGGGTTCACCTTCTCTGCAGGAATCCCCAGCTTCTCCACACAGTAGAGGGCCTGGAAGGAGCCAGAGCAGTAGCTGAAGCCTCCATCTGCTCTGAACCACTGGCCCAATCGACCTCACCATGACACCCAGGCTCACCTGACTTGCAAAGGCCTCATTGATCTCAAAGATGTCTATGTCCTTCACAGTCAGCCCTGCAGGCAAGATACAGACCAGCGCTGACAGTCACAGGCAGGACTGTGGATTTCCCCTGGGCTCCACCCCAAGTGCGGCTCTAGCGGTCTACCGTGTGTGCCAGGCGAGGGGGTTCCAACGGCAGGTTAGGGAGGCCTTGGATATGGGGTGCTAGCCTGACCCACCTTCATTCCAGAGCACCCACAGGGTCAAACCCAGCACACCCCAGTCCCCAGATACGGGGAATGAGGGGTCCAGGATGAGAAGGAGCCACCTCACCTGCTTTCTGCAAAGCTGCAGGGATGGCATAGGCGGGACCGATGCCCATGATGTCAGGAGGGACACCGACCACGGCGTAGGACCGCAGGACCCCAAGGATGGGAAGGCCCAACTCTTCAGCCTTGGCCCTCCGGGCCAGCAGGACGGCGGCTGCTCCGTCACTCACCTGGCTGGAGTTTCCTAGGGGAGGAAGGGTGGACGAGGAGGCATCAGCGGAGGAGAGCCAGCCCTCCACCACCACTTTGCCAGGGGGCCTGGTCAGCTCCGGTTCTCAGAGGCCCACACTCACCAGCTGTGGTAGAGCCTCCATCCTTGAAGGCAGGCTTCAGCTTGGCCAGGCCCTCCATGGTGGTGCTGGGGCGGACACCCTCGTCCTGGGACACAGTGATGGTTTTCTTGTTGCCCTTGTCGTCAAGGACTGTGGTTGTCACAGGCACGATCTCAGCTCGGAAACAGCCCCTGCTCTGGGCTCTGGCTGCCCTGCCAGCACCATGGACAGCGACTCTCAGGCCCAATTGTGGCCATTTCCTGCCTGTCCCTGGCCTTTGCTAACTCAGGAAGACACACAGCCCAGGGACTGCTCTGGCCCCTGATGGAGCTGCAAGTGAGTGCTGAGGCTTCCTCCGGACACCACCTTCCTCTGGCAGGGAAAGGCATGCCAGAGCTTCCCTAGACTTCATCTTCAGCTCCAGACTTTCCCAATCAAGAGCAGGACTTTTAGAGGTGCTGTTCTGTTTAGAGCTCTTCATTCACTGGTCACTCAGCCTGCTCAGTGGTCTCTTCCACAATAAGGCTGGTGCTTCCCCCTGGCCTGAGGCTCTGGTTCTCTTGAATGGCAGGCTCAGGTCACCACTCCAGGCCCAGGTCTGCCTCTTATGCTAGGAGGACTAGGTTTTAGCACCACTGGTCCCATACTGCAGGCTTGAGGATCACCAGTGGCCACCATGTCTGGTCAGAACAGGGTCCTATTCTTTATGTCGCAAGGAATGGGGTAGGGGAAGGGCTGAGGCCCAGTTAGGGAGAGGACACTCAGACCCCAGAGTGTACAGTTAAGGAGGACTGAGAAGACCTCCCAACAATGGTGATGAATCTTTCCACCTCCCACTTAGATGCATGAGGCCAGTCAACACTTTTGCATCACCTTGACAGCCCAGCTCAGGCCGCTCTCCAGCCCTATCAATATCCCATCCCTGCTGTACTCACTTCTGCTGGGAGGCCAGAGCGAAGGCATCCTGCTTCTGCCGTGAAATGCCAAACCGCTCAGCCACGTTCTCCGAGGTTATCCTAGACATGAACAGTAAAGCAGGAGGCTGTGGGTCTGCTGGCCTGAGAGCCAGGGCCATACTGAAGGCCTGTGCCAGCACTTCTGGGCAGCCAGgtcagagacagggtttccaggCCATGCTCCAGGGACAGAGGTAAGGACTCAGAAGGTGACGCTCCTGTCCCATATCGAGGAGCACCCATGCTGGTCAGACCCTCAGAGGCACATagcaaaggaaacattttttatGGGGGACAGGCAGCCTGTGTGTGGGACCTGCAGAAGGCATGGTCTCCTGCCCAGTCACATCCCAAGGACAGGAGCAGAGGTGCTGGGCACACTAGCTGGCCAACTTGATCAACTTCTCCTATGGCTCCAGGATGCCTTTGGAGAGAGGGTCTGGACAAAGCCAGATCACTGCCCACTGCAAGCCTTCCTTCATATGGCCTTGTCCCTGTCCTTGGATGTTGGCAAAGTCCAGAGGTCACAAATATCACTGTGGGCAATGGAGATGTAGAGAACAGATCTCCCAGGCTACATCTCACAGGCCCGAGTCCTTCCCAAACATGCTCAGAACTTCAGTGCTCCCCACATCCTTCTCAATGTTCCAGGTCTCCAACAGAGGTTTTGGGGGACATCTGGCACCATCCTCCTTGTGACTGGGCACCTCAGGGTGGGGGACAACATGGGATGGGTTTGCATACTGCAGGGCTAAGAGAGGACTCAGGTGCTTAAAGAAAGGAAAGCCAAGGATTGCATCAGCCCCACACCTGGTCCCTGCTGGACCTGACACTCAGAGGATGGAGGTTGAGGGCCCCAAGGCCTGGCATTGCCAGCCACAGGGGAGAAAATTCCTTGGTCCCTGGTTGAGGACAGAGTGGTGGGTGAGTGGGcatatgtgcatgcgtgcatgtgtgcgtgcgtacacacacactgagcctCCTGTGGACACTCACCCCATAGGAATCAGGCAGTCTCTGGCCTTCTCATTCTCCAGCAGGCGTGAAGAAATATTCCCAGGGTTCCCTCTCTGGGACAGGGTCATGGACTCCACCCTAAGGAGGAGGAATGAGCTGTCAGCCCTAGTAGGAAGCCCGAGAGATGCCCAGCTGTGTGTCGAGTGCTGGGCAATAAGTAGCCAGGGAGCCCTCCAGGTACGCTGCAGATCCCTGGCCAGTGAGCAGGGACTGCACAGtggctgagctgtcttcccactgCCCAACACACAGCACTGTACCAGACACGGCCCCAGCTCTAGGGTCCTGCTGCAGGGTGCATTACTGAGCTAAGTAAGTGGTGGTCCCCAGGGACGGCTTCCAGTTTTCCCTCCAATGCAGGACATACCACATCAGTCTGATTCAGCCCTCGGTGTACCCcagtcagagagagaaaggagaaatggcaAATACTAAGTGTACATCAAAGAAAGACCTGGCCTGTGTAGACTGGCAAGTAGGTGGGATGGCTGAGAAAAAGGTCTGGTGGCCTGTGTAGACCGGCAAGTAGGTGAGATGGCTGAGAAAAAGGTCTGGTGGCCTGTGCAGAGGGATCAGCCACTGATGGGGAGGCGGCCGTGAGGCCACACAAACACCAGAAGCCTTGGCTAAGTTCTCTCCCAAGTTCAGCATAACATGAGCTCTTCGGTTCTTTTTGGAAGGACTGAGTGTCAATTACAGGACCTTAAACGTGGTAGGCAATCATTACATGGCTAAGCTGTATCTCTGggccttaatttatttttttttaatttcatcttgagacaggatcttgccagACTGCCTCAGCCCTGGATTTGTTAAGTAGCTCAGGTGGGCCTTGACCTTGAAATTCTCTTGCTTCAGCAGGGATTACAGACCTAGAACCTGTCAAACTGTGTGACCAAATGACCCGTATCCCACAGTCAGCTTTGGTTGCGACTCTACTTAATTGTCCTACAACATCCAGAGCTGAAGCGGGGTGAGGATATGAAGTCCTGGCAAGAGAGGAAGCTACTCATGGTCACCAGCATGAACTCCAATGAGACAATCTGGTCCCGGAGTTCAGTCCTGGGCAAGCTGCACTCTCAAATGCTAGGGGATGCTCAGGTGATGTGGGCATCCTCCAAGCACAGCTGCATTGTCTCCAGAACCAGGGTCCTCAGCCTGTTTGGGACTAGAATCCTGAGGGCCTCACAGAGCCCCATCCTTTCCCCTCAAGCCGCCACATCTGCTCTCCTTGTTATGACAAACACAAGGAACAGCAACAGGCAGGCTGGCTGTGACCCTTGCCTACCATGGTCCCCATTTGTGGACTTTGGCTGTCCTCTTCCTGACACACAGGTCAGGAAAGCCCAGTGCAGGCAGCCAGGACCTGATCATATGCCAGCAATGCTT
This window harbors:
- the LOC102926845 gene encoding 3-ketoacyl-CoA thiolase B, peroxisomal; the protein is MHRLQVVLGHLASRPESSSALQAAPCSAGFPQASASDVVVVHGRRTPIGRAGRGGFKDTTPDELLSAVMTAVLQDVKLKPELLGDISVGNVLQPGAGAIPARIAQFLSDIPETVPLSTVNRQCSSGLQAVANIAGGIRNGSYDIGMACGVESMTLSQRGNPGNISSRLLENEKARDCLIPMGITSENVAERFGISRQKQDAFALASQQKAARAQSRGCFRAEIVPVTTTVLDDKGNKKTITVSQDEGVRPSTTMEGLAKLKPAFKDGGSTTAGNSSQVSDGAAAVLLARRAKAEELGLPILGVLRSYAVVGVPPDIMGIGPAYAIPAALQKAGLTVKDIDIFEINEAFASQALYCVEKLGIPAEKVNPLGGAIALGHPLGCTGARQVVTLLNELKRRGKRAYGVVSMCIGTGMGAAAVFEYPGN